The following proteins are encoded in a genomic region of Vibrio spartinae:
- a CDS encoding aldehyde dehydrogenase family protein, giving the protein MTTMALFPEVQGFLAEQKRLFIGGEWVEPATGEYFNVEDPATTHNIASVAKATAADVDHAVQAARQALEGEWHRVSPAQRTKLMLRLADLIEEDAENLGQIISLENGKPYSNAKNGEVVITASIIRYFAGWPSKIEGSTIPVSPRTGERMLNYTVKEPVGVCALIVPWNFPLSMCAWKLGPALATGCTSILKPAEQTPLSALRLAHLIEKAGIPRGVVNVLTGFGEGAGAPLAAHPGVDKIAFTGSTGVGRLIAQSAAGNMKKVSLELGGKSPNIILPDANIIKAAKGAADGIFYNQGQVCTAASRLYVHESVLDQTLEELRKHAAAHVVGPGLNERTTMGPLVSSAQFNVVKGYVDSAVSEGAELVCGGHKPSELGDGYFMSPTVFLDKQEQARIAREEIFGPVVTVMSWSDVDELVHRANDTPFGLAAGLWTNDLTQAHTIAGRIKAGSVWINCWNVVDPASPFGGYKQSGWGREMGKNVIDAYTETKSVFVNLG; this is encoded by the coding sequence ATGACTACCATGGCACTGTTTCCTGAAGTACAAGGCTTTCTTGCCGAACAAAAACGTTTGTTTATCGGCGGTGAGTGGGTTGAGCCTGCGACAGGCGAATATTTTAATGTTGAGGATCCTGCGACAACACACAACATCGCCAGTGTGGCCAAAGCCACTGCTGCTGATGTGGATCACGCGGTTCAAGCCGCACGTCAAGCGTTAGAAGGTGAGTGGCATCGAGTGTCACCAGCTCAGCGCACCAAACTGATGTTACGCTTAGCGGATTTGATCGAGGAAGACGCGGAAAACCTTGGGCAAATTATCTCGCTGGAAAATGGCAAGCCCTATAGTAATGCGAAAAACGGTGAAGTCGTTATTACCGCCAGTATCATCCGCTATTTTGCTGGCTGGCCCTCCAAAATTGAAGGCAGTACCATTCCTGTGTCACCGCGTACTGGCGAGCGCATGCTCAACTACACGGTTAAAGAGCCGGTAGGGGTTTGTGCGCTGATTGTGCCATGGAATTTCCCGCTGTCTATGTGTGCCTGGAAACTTGGGCCTGCGTTGGCGACCGGTTGTACCTCTATTTTAAAGCCAGCGGAACAAACGCCTTTATCCGCCTTACGTTTGGCGCATCTGATCGAAAAAGCCGGTATTCCTCGTGGTGTTGTGAACGTGTTAACCGGTTTTGGTGAGGGCGCTGGTGCGCCACTGGCAGCCCACCCCGGTGTGGATAAAATCGCCTTTACTGGTTCAACCGGTGTGGGACGTCTGATTGCGCAAAGTGCAGCCGGCAATATGAAAAAAGTCTCCCTCGAATTGGGGGGGAAATCCCCCAACATCATTTTACCCGATGCCAACATTATCAAGGCGGCGAAGGGTGCCGCCGACGGCATTTTTTATAACCAAGGCCAAGTGTGTACCGCTGCCTCTCGCTTATATGTTCATGAAAGTGTACTCGATCAAACCTTGGAAGAGTTGCGCAAGCATGCCGCTGCCCATGTGGTTGGGCCCGGTTTGAATGAACGAACCACCATGGGGCCTTTAGTCTCCTCCGCACAGTTTAATGTCGTCAAAGGTTACGTAGACAGTGCCGTGTCCGAAGGGGCGGAGCTGGTTTGCGGTGGTCATAAACCCAGTGAGTTAGGTGATGGTTACTTTATGTCGCCGACAGTGTTTTTGGACAAACAAGAACAGGCTCGCATCGCCCGTGAAGAAATTTTCGGCCCGGTGGTGACGGTCATGAGCTGGTCTGATGTGGATGAGTTGGTACATCGCGCCAATGATACCCCCTTTGGTTTGGCCGCCGGTCTTTGGACCAATGATCTGACTCAGGCACACACCATTGCCGGTCGCATAAAAGCAGGGTCCGTGTGGATTAACTGCTGGAATGTGGTGGATCCTGCGTCGCCATTTGGTGGCTACAAGCAATCAGGCTGGGGACGTGAAATGGGCAAAAATGTCATTGATGCCTATACCGAAACCAAGAGTGTTTTCGTCAATTTAGGTTAA
- a CDS encoding SDR family NAD(P)-dependent oxidoreductase — protein MDLEIKDKVAIVTGGGMGIGKDVARFLAEEGCDVVICSRTMSVLEKTAAEISAATGRRVLPVVCDTTDMDSVETMVAVAAKEFGRVDILVNGAAAPSGVVRNAIEFANDYELLGDLDTKVIGYFRCAKAVTPYMKEQGFGRIINIGGLTGRSSKVMSGMRNLAIVHMTKNLSDQLGPHGITCNIIHPGVVDTPHIQELYEREGNLQNKTPQEVEQGYIDVTPIRRTLAPVEIAYLIGFLASPKAGAVTGESIGIDGGLTRGIFL, from the coding sequence ATGGATTTAGAAATCAAAGATAAAGTTGCCATTGTCACCGGTGGCGGCATGGGGATTGGCAAAGATGTCGCCAGATTTCTAGCTGAAGAAGGCTGTGATGTGGTGATTTGCTCACGCACTATGTCAGTGCTTGAAAAGACCGCAGCTGAGATTTCCGCAGCAACCGGTCGTCGCGTCTTGCCTGTGGTGTGTGACACCACGGACATGGATTCTGTCGAAACCATGGTGGCAGTCGCAGCCAAAGAATTTGGCCGGGTAGATATTTTGGTCAATGGTGCGGCAGCGCCTTCTGGTGTAGTGCGTAACGCTATTGAGTTTGCTAATGATTACGAATTACTGGGCGATTTAGATACCAAAGTGATTGGTTATTTCCGTTGTGCGAAAGCCGTCACCCCTTATATGAAAGAACAAGGTTTTGGTCGCATTATCAATATTGGTGGTTTAACTGGTCGTAGTAGTAAGGTGATGTCAGGGATGCGCAACCTTGCCATTGTTCATATGACCAAAAACTTGTCGGATCAACTGGGGCCACACGGCATTACCTGCAACATCATTCATCCCGGTGTGGTGGATACCCCGCACATTCAAGAGTTGTATGAGCGTGAAGGGAATCTCCAAAACAAAACGCCACAAGAAGTGGAACAGGGGTACATCGATGTCACGCCAATCCGTCGGACCTTAGCGCCGGTTGAAATTGCTTACTTGATTGGCTTTTTGGCCTCACCCAAAGCGGGTGCGGTCACGGGCGAGTCGATTGGTATTGATGGTGGGTTAACCCGCGGTATTTTCCTTTAG
- a CDS encoding VPS10 domain-containing protein, with protein MSGTILVSTVGQGVVKSADNGQTWHRLGLGQDIEFDAVTRSLDVDPENPSTLYIGTDTGLCVSKDAGTKWTRIDSPFNGETVWKVAVDPNDSKRLFVGTGAPSRAVLWRTKDAGETWDRAPVEIPEFCAGVSKPRLLAFAFDPTDSNKVWFGLEEGGLFKSENGGDTWERVDDRLLWDFNSDIHTIQVLPNHGKKVVVAVCVNAVYRSFDDGETWEGVIAKEAFGLYYARSTAVPMGTESTIYLSVSDGTPGTTSQVYVSHDAAATWQLLPLPQQPNSCVWGIHVNPANPDQMVAGTKYGHLFTSEKAGLSWKKEWREFSEISDVLWTPAEAVIEAAHASVIKK; from the coding sequence ATGAGTGGCACGATTTTAGTATCGACAGTTGGCCAAGGCGTGGTGAAAAGTGCCGATAATGGTCAAACATGGCATCGTCTTGGTTTAGGTCAGGACATTGAATTTGATGCGGTCACCCGTTCTCTGGATGTGGATCCGGAGAATCCAAGTACCTTATATATTGGTACGGATACGGGCTTGTGTGTCAGTAAAGATGCGGGCACGAAATGGACACGTATTGATTCCCCTTTTAATGGTGAAACCGTGTGGAAAGTGGCGGTCGACCCGAATGATTCAAAGCGTCTTTTTGTGGGCACGGGGGCACCGTCTCGCGCGGTACTGTGGCGCACTAAAGACGCCGGTGAAACGTGGGATCGTGCACCGGTTGAGATTCCTGAGTTTTGTGCCGGCGTAAGCAAACCGCGGCTATTGGCCTTTGCATTTGACCCGACCGATTCCAATAAAGTCTGGTTTGGCTTAGAAGAAGGCGGGTTGTTTAAAAGTGAAAATGGTGGCGATACGTGGGAACGGGTTGATGATCGTTTGTTATGGGACTTCAACTCCGACATCCATACCATTCAGGTACTCCCGAATCACGGTAAAAAGGTGGTGGTCGCAGTATGTGTCAATGCCGTATATCGCAGTTTTGACGATGGAGAAACATGGGAAGGTGTGATTGCCAAGGAAGCCTTTGGGTTGTACTACGCGCGTTCCACTGCCGTGCCAATGGGGACGGAAAGTACGATTTATTTAAGTGTGTCAGATGGGACACCGGGGACGACCAGTCAGGTTTATGTTTCTCACGATGCCGCTGCAACCTGGCAACTATTACCTTTGCCACAGCAGCCAAACTCGTGTGTCTGGGGGATTCATGTGAACCCTGCAAACCCGGACCAAATGGTTGCCGGCACCAAATACGGACATTTGTTTACCAGTGAGAAAGCGGGATTGTCCTGGAAAAAGGAATGGCGTGAGTTCAGTGAAATATCAGATGTACTCTGGACACCAGCAGAAGCCGTTATTGAGGCTGCTCATGCCTCTGTAATCAAGAAATAG